The nucleotide window GCCCGTCTTGAACAAACCGGCCTGTGTGGCCGTCATGACAGCCTTCGCCCACAGTGTCGGCGTGTGTGCCGCCCAACACCTGCTTGTAGTCCAGGACGGTATTGGCTTTCATGTCCCGGCCGAGCACCCCCTGGCATCCCTGCTGGGTCTGCCGGTAATCGCGGTCTGGGGCGTCAGCGTGGTGCTGCGTGTACCCTGGCGTCGCCTCTCGGCCGGGAGTTGAATAGAAAGTGGAGCCGCCTTTCTCGGCACTCTGATGTGGACGGGCCTATACTGGAGGGTGACCGGGTAAGGCCTGTGGCGAGGATATTCATGCCGAATGCCCAGAACGCGGAGCCTGCCGGCGTGGAGGGAGCCTATGAAAGTCTTTATGGCAGAGCGGCATCTCCCGGGCATCACGGCAGAACAACTGGGCGCAGCGCAGGCGGCGGCTATTCGCGAGAGTGACCGCGCCACTGGGGCCGGAACGCCGGTCCATTACCTGCGCAGCATGTACGTGCCGGGCGACGAGCGGTGCGCGTGCCTTTTTGAGGCTGAGAGCGCCGAGGCCGTCCGCCAGGTGAACGACGCTGCGGGTGTGCCGTATACGCGGGTGGTTGAAGCGCTTGACCTGAGGCCACCGGTCTCCTGACCCATGTTGGTCGACGGAAGCGACAGAAGGGCTGAAAAGAGCTTCATCAGCAGACGGGCCAGGCTGAAGAAGGCGGCCTCAATGCGCGGGGTCAGGTCACGGCGCGCGAGGCGCAACTCGGCCCGGCCCCACAGCCCGCAGTAGTGGGCCAGCGGAGAGCGCAGGGGGGTGCTCGCCATTTTGAGCAGCAGCCGGCCACCGGAGTCCTTTCTCACGGCACTGTGACTGATTGGCAAGCGCTGGCGGCGGCGTTCAGGACCCTACTGCAGGCCGGGGATCTGTGACCGCAGTCAGTCTCCCCCTCGCGTCTCGACGGCAGTCGTGTGGAAGCCGCCACGTGCCGCGCCCAGCAGGGTCAGAGCCGCCGCGCATCCCAGCGCAGTCATCAGGAGCAGCGAGAGGCTGTACCCCCCGGTCCAGGTGAACAGCAGGCCGACCCCCAGCGGTGTGAGCGCCTGCGCCAGGTTGACCGGCCGGGCCATCCAGCCGTTGGCGGCCCCGAATGCCTGGGGCAGGTAGTGCTGCGCCAGCAGCTCCGCGCGGGCCAGGGTCAGTGCGCCGCTGGCCAGGCCAAACGCGATGATGCCTGTCACCACAGTGGCGTGTGAACCCGTGAAGTGCAGGAGCAGGGTGGAGAGGGCGAGTTGCGCGAACAGGAACACGGTCAGTGGCGGTGCTCCCAGACGTGAGAGCAGCGGGACGAACAGGGCACGCCCCGGCAGCGCGGCCAGGCCCGCCAACCCCGTAAGGCTGGCGGCCAGGGCTGGGGCGTAACCAGCGGCCAGCAGGAGCGGCGCGAGTTGCAAGCCTGTGCCCACCGTCACCAACCGCGCCAGGGTGAACGCCAGCGTGAGCCGGATCAGGCGGGCATCCGGGGTGAAGGGCGGACGTTTCCCTCCAGGTGTCCCCATCCCATAATCCGGCAGCACGCGCCAGGTCAGCCCCGCGACACCCAACAGCAGGGCGGCCAGGATGACAAGCGCCTGGCGCAGGCCGCCACCCTCCAGCAGGGCGCTGGTCAGGGGTACAAAGATCGTGCTGGCCAGCCCGGCGATCAGGGTGATCGTCAGGGTCGCTCGCGTGCGGGCCGCCCCCTGCGTTTGTTGTCCTACCACGGTGAATACCGACTCATAGAAGGTCAGGCTCATGGCGCCCCCGGCCAGCAGCCATCCGGTAACGAACAGGGGATAGCTGGAGGCCAGGGCGAGCGTGAGCAGCGCCAGGGCGCCCAGGAGGGCACCTCCCGTGAGGAGGGTTCGCCCTCCCCGCGCGTCCAGGGCGCGGCCCACCGCCGGGGCAACGAAGGCCGTCACCAGCAGCGCCAGCGTGAAGGCCAAGCTCGTCTGCACCCGGCTCCACCCCAGGGCGTGCTCGGCGGCTATCGCGAGCAGAGGCTGGGCGTAGTACAGGGTCCCGTAGCTGACGGTGCTCAGCAAGGCCAACGTCCACACGAGGAGACGTGTGGACGTGGATGGGACGGGCATCAGCCGAGGGTGATGAGATCCGGGGCGGCGGGGGTGCAACAGCCGCTTGCCGGGGCGTAGGCCGTGCCGGCATCTGTGGCCGGGGTGTCATAGGCATCCGAAGCCTTGCACTGCACGGCGGGCGTCCGCAGGTGGACCTGCAGGCGATCCAGGAGAAGTTCCAGCCCGGCAACGTGGTACTGCATCGCCGGAAGGGCGCTGTTGCCGTATTCAAAACGCACCTCTGCCTGGCTGGACACGGGGACGCGCTGGGCCACGCGGTCGTAGATGGCCAGGAACTTGCGGTTGGTCATGAAGCCTGCCCGGGCCTCCGCCGCCGTGCCGTCCATCAATTGGATGACCGTCTCCCGCCAGGCATTCGCCTTGCCCCCGCAGTCCATGGCCTCGATGCTGACCGCTTTCACCTCCGTGACGTGGTAACCGGCGGACACTAGCTGCTCCCCGTGCAGGTGGAACTCCAGCGGGCGCGGCGCTGCGCCGCGCAGGGCGGTCAGGAGCTCATGGGTGGTCATGGCGTTCTGGAGGCCGGGGATGGTCTGGGTCATGGCAGGCTCCTTCAAGGTCAGGTGCATCAGGGTGGCGGTCTGGGGGCAGGCGTCCTGGAATTCGCGGGAGGCCAGCAGGGCGGCGGGGGCACTGGAGCGGGGAACTTCTGCGAAGCCCAGGCGCGGGAAGTAGGCCGTGGCCGTGGTGGTCAGCAGGTAGACCTCTTCCAGGTTCAAGGCACGGGTATGGTCGAGGACTTCCCCGACAAGCTGAGCGGCCAGCCCCTGCCCCTGCGCGTCACGCGTGACGGCCACAGAGCGCAGGAGGGCAACCTGCCCGTGCTGTTCCACGCCTGCCATACCCAGCAGAGAGGGACCGTCCTCGATCAGCCGCATGTGGTCCAGATGGTCGGCCACTCCTGCCACCGGCAGCCCCAGGGTATTTAGCAGCACTTCGAGCCGGGGCAGATCGGCAGGGATCGCTGGACGGCTCAGCATCCGAATCCCACCTCCCCGTCGAGTTCTGCCTGAAGGGCAGCCCCCAGGGTGGTCAGGAGCCGGAGTGCGGCGGCCCGGTCCTCCTCGGGCAGGCGCGCCAGCACGCGGGAGGACTGGGCGTTGAGCTGCGCGTCAAGGTCCTGGGCAGAGGTCTGACCGGCGTCCGTCAGCCGGAGCAGCAGGGCACGGCGGTCGTTGGGGTGAGGGGTCTTGACGAGGAGGCCCTGCTCGACGAGGTCATCCGTACTGCGGCTCAGCCACGCCTTGTCCAGGTTCAGGGTCCGGGTCAGGGCGGCAAGTGTCTGATCGCCCTCCCGCTGGAGGGTGGTCAGGATGGAGCACTGCGTGGCGGATTGGACGTCACAGCAGGCAGAATTCCGCTGCTGCAGGTCCCCGAAAAGCCGCGTTATCGTGCGGAGGAGCGCCCCTGTCTGAGCGGCCTCTCCAGTTTTGTTGTCTATAGCAACATTCATGACAGCACTGTAGATCACTTTCATATGGTTGTCAAGCGCAACATTCAGAAGGAACAATCACTTTAGGCCACGGGAACGAGATGGCTCAAGGGCGCTGATAGGGCCGCCCCCAGCAGCGGAGCCGCCCACTACACCCACCCGCCCGGGGGATGGACAGCGTCTCTTTGCGGCCAGGTCAGCTTCCGTCCAGAGCCCTTGCTGCATTTCCGGCACCAGGACGCCACTCAGCCGCCCTCGACCTAATCCCTATCAGGCATCGTCTCGACCCGCTCCATAAAGGTTCCGCTCGGTTGCGTCCTGCCACAACTGGGGTGTGGTGGGCACGGGCGGGTGTAGATCACGAGGGAACCCCAGCATCAGCGGTGGTCACCGACAACACGCTGGCTGAAGGCCACGCCGGCGCCCACGATCAGAAGGAGGGCGGACGCTCCCAGACCCCACCTCAGTCCCCCCGGTCCGCTGTCTGCCAGCGCCCCTGCCAGCAGTGGTCCCAGGCTCTGGAACACTGCAAAGGTGATGGTATAGGTGGCCACCCCCGCTCCCCACACCGCCGCGGGCAGGCTCTGGCGCACGAGCGTGGTGGTTGAGGCCACCACTGAGAGGGCAGTCAGCCCGAACAGCACGGCCGAGAGGGCTGCAACCCAGGGAAGCGTCGACAGGACAGGCAGGGCGGCCCCGGTGCCCATCAGCAGCATCAGGATCCCCATGCTGCGCCCTCCCCAGCGTCTGGACAGCAGGCGGCTCCACACCAGGGGGGCCAGCACCCCGGACAGACCCAGCAGGGCCCAGAACAGCGTCACCAGCGGAGTGCTGGCCCCCTGACTACGCAGGTAGCTGATCGAGAAGGTGGTATACGCCACGTAACCGAGTCCCGCACAGGCGTAGGCAAGCAGCGAGTTGCGCAGGGGCCACAGTTGGGCCATCCGAATGGCGGCGCTGCCGTGAAGCTGGGCGGCCGTGTGCCGGGCGGCGGTCCAGGCGACGCCCAATCCCAGAAACGACACCAGTCCCAGGCTGAGCCAGCCGGCCCGCCAGCCCTCCACACCAAGGTGGGCCAGAAGCGGCCCCAGCCCCAGCCCGGTCAGCAAAATCCCCAGACCCGCTCCGGCGTAGAACAGGCTGAGGATTGCTCCTGCTCGCTGGGGGGGCGCGGCGGAAGCCACCTGGGCCACCAGGAGGCCGCCCGAAGTGAAGGTCACGGCCCCGCCCAGGCCAGTGAGAAACCGCATCGCGGCCAGCCAGCGCAGTTCGCCGCTGAGCGCTGTCAGGGCCAGCGTCAGGGCGATGCCCAGAAGCGAGACCATGAAGGCGGCACGCACGCCAGACCGCCGCATCAGGACGGGGGCCAGAATGGCTCCGAGCAGGTAGCCCAGTCCGTTGGCAGTATTCATCGCTCCGGCCTGGACGTAGCTCCAGTTCAGGGCCGTTTGCATGGGAGGCAGCAGCAGTGCGTAGGCGAACCGTCCAAAGCCCAGCGCAACCACGGGGCCAATGGCCAGTCCAGCGGCGATCAGGAGTGGGGCCTGCGAGGAAAGGCGGGAGCTCTGGTTCAAAGATGGGGTCACGTCAGGCTCCGCCGTCTCGGCGTACCTGGACCGGTTCGGTCGGGGGAGTCACCCGGCCAGCATAGCCCCACCCACCAACGTCATCGTTTGCGAATCCACCTGCATTGGTAACCCCGGGAGTTGCTCCAGCGGCGCCAAGACAGACCACTGGCAGGTTGTTTGGAGATGGGAGCAGTTCCCGCAGATGACCAAAGAGCGGACGGGCATTGCTCCCGGTTTTTGAAGGGCATCCATGAGACTGCTGCAACGGGATAGATCACCTGACGGCCTGACAGATTGTATAAGAGTGGACGAATACGAGCTGCCAGCCGGCCTCTGGAGTGGTTTGAGGAGGAACATCGGAGCGCTTCCGCTGACCTGGAGGGTCTGATCGCCCCAGTCGCGTAAGGCACGGGTAACGAGTGAACCGTAGATGTTGCGACAGGGGATGATTGGATTCTCCAGCCACTGACAAACGCGGCGTTCGCTGCTTTGCGCGAACGTGGCACGGGAGTGGCTGTGGGGGAGCTGGGCGGAAATGGAAATGCGCCCTGAGAGCAGCAGGCCCGTCACCATCCAGGCCAGCGTGTGGGCGCCCTGGACGTCGTTCCACAACCCCTGCCGTCTGTGGGTGAGGATGGCTTGAGAGCGTTGGGGCGCGTTCCTGGTAGCACTTGGGTTGTCACAAACAGGAACGGTCCTCTACCGGGGACGCTTCTCATCCTTTCTATCCAGCCGTAGGCAGAGTACGCTCAAAGTTGCACATCGGCCGGCACCGCCGATGGGTCACCCTGCCATTAGCCTGCCGTGATGCCAGTTAAGGCAACACAACCCCCGGATCGTTGGGCAAGTTGACTTGTCGGGGCGTAGTCGCAGCAAACTGGACTGTGACTTCCCAGACTTCTGCCACTGGCCCAGCGGTTCCCGCTCCTCACCAAATCATGCTGGCTGTCGCGCCCAACGGAGGCCGGCATACCCGACAGGACCACCCGAATCTGCCACTTACTCCGGCGGCTCTGGCTGCCGCTGCCGCCGAATGTCTAGAAGCGGGTGCCAATCTGCTGCATGTGCATGTGCGCGATTACCAGGGTCGGCACACGTTGGACGCCGCCGCCTATCACGAGGCGTTCACAGCCATCCGCCATGAGGTAGGCGACGGTCTGGTGCTGCAGACCACCACCGAGGCCATCGGCCAGTACACGGCGCCCCAGCAAATGGAGGCGGTGCGGGCTTTGCGACCCGAAGCTGTATCTCTGGCAGTAGCTGAACTGTTCAGCGGCGCGGCGAGCGAGCGCGAGGTTGCGACTTTCCTGGCCGAATTGGCGCTCGATCAGGTGCTGGTGCAATACATCCTCTACAGCGCCGATGATCAGCGGCACCTGCAGACCCTGGTTCAACGAGGAATCGTGCCTTTGCCGTTCTGGACGCTGTACGTGTTGGGTCGTTACGGCCAGCCCCGACTGTCCACGCCGCAGGACCTGCTGGCCTTCCCTCCCTTTTCAGGACCGGTCACAGCGCCCTGGGCTGTTTGCGCGTTCGGGCCCGGCGAGTTGCGCTGCGCCTTGGCGGCGGTGGCCTTTGGCGGTCACGTCCGGATTGGATTTGAGAACAACTTCCAGACGCCTGACGGGCAGACCGCCACCTCGAACGCGGCCCAGGTGCGGCAACTTGTGGCGGCCCTGGGGGCGCTAGGTGCCGTGCCCATGTCGGCGGCGCAGCTGCGCGCGATCTGGCAACAGCCTCAAGGCTGAGGACTGAGGAAAATGACCGGCTCGGCGGCTTCTTCGACAGGGGACACACCGGCTTCAGCGCTGCTCAGCTTGGTGTCGTTGAGTCTAGCTGCCCGGCCGATCATCCGGCCAATATATGAAAAGGCCTGTTCGGCTTCACCAGCGTAGAGCGCCTCAAGCATTTCTTCGTGGTCGCTCAAGCTGTCTTGCAGACGCCCGCTGGCGTAGAGCTGCCGGACCGACTGGGTCAGCTGAAAGCGCAGCGGATACTGAATGGCGCGCATCAGTCGGCTGACGACCCGGTTGCCGGCCACCGCAGCCAGGGTCATGTGCAGCCGCATATCAGCATCGACGTACGCCTCGGGATCGTGCAGCGCCGCGCGCATTTCCATCAAAATCTCATTGAGTGCCTGCTTGGCTGCCGGTGTCAGGCGCTGCGCCGCCGTGTGCATAGTGAAGTGTTCGAGCAGGTGCCGCGCTTCGAGCAGTTCGCGGAACTCGTCCGGGTCACTGGCCACGCCGAGCCAGCCGTCGAATTCCGACTCGGACCGAGTAATTGAGCGCACCACCGTACCGTGGCCGCTGCGGGCGTCGAGCACCCCGGTGGCCACCAGCACGCTGATTGCCTCGCGCACCGAGGACACGCTGGTGCCGAACATCCGGGCGAGTTCGCGCTGACTGGGCAGCGTGGAGCCCGGCGGATAGGTGCGGTCCTGAATCAGGCGCTGGAGTTGCACGCCGATGTCCTCTCCAAGAGAACGGCGGCGTGCCAACGGTTGAAAGACTTCCGGCGGTTGAGACATGCGGCGATACTCCTCAGGTGTTCGGAACATTTGAACATTGGTTCTTCTGCATGCTACGTTAAAGCCATCATAAATTAAAGCCGCTTCTGCGCTGGTGTGCGGGAGGAAGCAGGGACTGATTTGGAAACAGATGTTGCAGTGGTGGGCGCTGGCCTCGTGGGTCTGGGGACCGCACGGGCCATTCAGAAGCACTACCCACACCTCCGGGTGACGGTACTCGACAAGGAAGCCGAAGTCGGTGCCCATCAGTCGGGCCACAATAGCGGCGTGATCCACGCCGGGCTGTACTACAAGCCCGGATCGCTCAAGGCAAAGCTGTGCCTCACTGGCCGCCAGCAACTGGAACAGTACTGCGCCGAGCATGGCGTGCGCTTCGAGCGTTGCGGCAAATTGGTGGTCGCTGCCGATCGAGAGGAGAAGGGCCGCCTGATGGCCCTGGCGCACCGCGCCCTTCAAAACGGCATTCACGTGCGCCTACTGTCACCGGAACAGATGAAAGAGTACGAACCGCATGTGGCTGGCACCGCCGCCCTGTATTCCCCCGAGACCGGCATCGCCGATTATCCGGGGCTGGCTCTGGCGCTGAAAGCCGAACTTCAGGGTCTCGGTGTCCAGATCGTCACTGGCGCTGGTGTGCAGGCGGTGACGCAGGGCGACGTCCAGGTGCTGCACACCAGCGCCGGTGAGGTGCAGGCGCGCTGGATCGTGACCTGTGCGGGCCTGCAGGCCGACAAGGTGGCCCGGATGTGTGGAGCGCAGCCGGACGTGCAGATCGTGCCGTTCCGGGGCGAGTACTACGATCTGGTGCCGGAGCGGGCCGGACTGGTGCGCAACCTGATTTACCCGGTGCCGGACCCGCGCTTTCCCTTCCTGGGCGTTCACCTGACTCGTATGATCGGCGGCGGCGTGGAAGCGGGCCCCAACGCAGTCCTGGCGTTTGCCCGCGAAGGCTACCGCCGCAGCCAGATCAATCCCCGAGAACTGCTTGAAACGTTGGCGTATCCGGGGTTCTGGCGCTTGGCTGCCCGCTTCCCCAAAGTCGGCACCTACGAGATGTACCGCTCGCTCATCAAGGGCGAGTTTGCC belongs to Deinococcus aerolatus and includes:
- a CDS encoding FadR/GntR family transcriptional regulator, with product MSQPPEVFQPLARRRSLGEDIGVQLQRLIQDRTYPPGSTLPSQRELARMFGTSVSSVREAISVLVATGVLDARSGHGTVVRSITRSESEFDGWLGVASDPDEFRELLEARHLLEHFTMHTAAQRLTPAAKQALNEILMEMRAALHDPEAYVDADMRLHMTLAAVAGNRVVSRLMRAIQYPLRFQLTQSVRQLYASGRLQDSLSDHEEMLEALYAGEAEQAFSYIGRMIGRAARLNDTKLSSAEAGVSPVEEAAEPVIFLSPQP
- a CDS encoding MFS transporter; translation: MPVPSTSTRLLVWTLALLSTVSYGTLYYAQPLLAIAAEHALGWSRVQTSLAFTLALLVTAFVAPAVGRALDARGGRTLLTGGALLGALALLTLALASSYPLFVTGWLLAGGAMSLTFYESVFTVVGQQTQGAARTRATLTITLIAGLASTIFVPLTSALLEGGGLRQALVILAALLLGVAGLTWRVLPDYGMGTPGGKRPPFTPDARLIRLTLAFTLARLVTVGTGLQLAPLLLAAGYAPALAASLTGLAGLAALPGRALFVPLLSRLGAPPLTVFLFAQLALSTLLLHFTGSHATVVTGIIAFGLASGALTLARAELLAQHYLPQAFGAANGWMARPVNLAQALTPLGVGLLFTWTGGYSLSLLLMTALGCAAALTLLGAARGGFHTTAVETRGGD
- the lhgO gene encoding L-2-hydroxyglutarate oxidase; this encodes MGAGLVGLGTARAIQKHYPHLRVTVLDKEAEVGAHQSGHNSGVIHAGLYYKPGSLKAKLCLTGRQQLEQYCAEHGVRFERCGKLVVAADREEKGRLMALAHRALQNGIHVRLLSPEQMKEYEPHVAGTAALYSPETGIADYPGLALALKAELQGLGVQIVTGAGVQAVTQGDVQVLHTSAGEVQARWIVTCAGLQADKVARMCGAQPDVQIVPFRGEYYDLVPERAGLVRNLIYPVPDPRFPFLGVHLTRMIGGGVEAGPNAVLAFAREGYRRSQINPRELLETLAYPGFWRLAARFPKVGTYEMYRSLIKGEFARSLQRLVPELTAGDLRPGGSGVRAQALNRAGQIVDDFAVQKTPRALHVLNAPSPAATACLAIGEHLTRLAARNFGWEAPPSTVRLSA
- a CDS encoding YbfB/YjiJ family MFS transporter; protein product: MTPSLNQSSRLSSQAPLLIAAGLAIGPVVALGFGRFAYALLLPPMQTALNWSYVQAGAMNTANGLGYLLGAILAPVLMRRSGVRAAFMVSLLGIALTLALTALSGELRWLAAMRFLTGLGGAVTFTSGGLLVAQVASAAPPQRAGAILSLFYAGAGLGILLTGLGLGPLLAHLGVEGWRAGWLSLGLVSFLGLGVAWTAARHTAAQLHGSAAIRMAQLWPLRNSLLAYACAGLGYVAYTTFSISYLRSQGASTPLVTLFWALLGLSGVLAPLVWSRLLSRRWGGRSMGILMLLMGTGAALPVLSTLPWVAALSAVLFGLTALSVVASTTTLVRQSLPAAVWGAGVATYTITFAVFQSLGPLLAGALADSGPGGLRWGLGASALLLIVGAGVAFSQRVVGDHR
- the arsN2 gene encoding arsenic resistance N-acetyltransferase ArsN2, whose translation is MLSRPAIPADLPRLEVLLNTLGLPVAGVADHLDHMRLIEDGPSLLGMAGVEQHGQVALLRSVAVTRDAQGQGLAAQLVGEVLDHTRALNLEEVYLLTTTATAYFPRLGFAEVPRSSAPAALLASREFQDACPQTATLMHLTLKEPAMTQTIPGLQNAMTTHELLTALRGAAPRPLEFHLHGEQLVSAGYHVTEVKAVSIEAMDCGGKANAWRETVIQLMDGTAAEARAGFMTNRKFLAIYDRVAQRVPVSSQAEVRFEYGNSALPAMQYHVAGLELLLDRLQVHLRTPAVQCKASDAYDTPATDAGTAYAPASGCCTPAAPDLITLG
- a CDS encoding MarR family winged helix-turn-helix transcriptional regulator, giving the protein MNVAIDNKTGEAAQTGALLRTITRLFGDLQQRNSACCDVQSATQCSILTTLQREGDQTLAALTRTLNLDKAWLSRSTDDLVEQGLLVKTPHPNDRRALLLRLTDAGQTSAQDLDAQLNAQSSRVLARLPEEDRAAALRLLTTLGAALQAELDGEVGFGC
- a CDS encoding DUF4242 domain-containing protein; this translates as MKVFMAERHLPGITAEQLGAAQAAAIRESDRATGAGTPVHYLRSMYVPGDERCACLFEAESAEAVRQVNDAAGVPYTRVVEALDLRPPVS
- a CDS encoding BKACE family enzyme; the encoded protein is MLAVAPNGGRHTRQDHPNLPLTPAALAAAAAECLEAGANLLHVHVRDYQGRHTLDAAAYHEAFTAIRHEVGDGLVLQTTTEAIGQYTAPQQMEAVRALRPEAVSLAVAELFSGAASEREVATFLAELALDQVLVQYILYSADDQRHLQTLVQRGIVPLPFWTLYVLGRYGQPRLSTPQDLLAFPPFSGPVTAPWAVCAFGPGELRCALAAVAFGGHVRIGFENNFQTPDGQTATSNAAQVRQLVAALGALGAVPMSAAQLRAIWQQPQG